A genomic region of Oceaniferula marina contains the following coding sequences:
- a CDS encoding 6-phosphofructokinase, with the protein MRIGVLNSGGDCPGLNAVINGVVGAASRLGWEVLGFIDGYEGLLPEGGDYITLTPDDTIGIAKLGGTILGTTNKGHFAAKVGEGDVAKIPEEIMAKARGNMEKLGVEALVIIGGDGSLTTALQMNQEGFNVVGVPKTIDNDLQATAMTFGFDSAVSTVVDSLDRLQTTAQSHKRVMVLEVMGRHAGWIALWGGIAGGAHVVLLPEVEFSLDKVADFIKQREAEGKRSSLVVVAEGAKLSGGELVIRGEGAASEVSLGGVGDVVAHHLEEMTGKDTRSCTLGHLQRGGSPTALDRILGARFGVKAVDLIREGKFGSMVSYQAYHVDSVPIEDAVHQLRLVNPEGEMVQTARALGICLGD; encoded by the coding sequence ATGCGAATTGGAGTATTAAATAGTGGCGGGGATTGCCCCGGATTGAATGCCGTAATCAACGGAGTGGTAGGAGCGGCATCGAGGTTGGGCTGGGAAGTTCTCGGATTCATCGACGGTTATGAGGGGCTTTTGCCGGAAGGGGGCGACTACATCACCCTGACTCCTGATGATACCATCGGCATTGCCAAGCTGGGAGGCACCATCCTTGGCACAACCAACAAAGGGCACTTTGCTGCCAAGGTTGGCGAGGGGGATGTGGCTAAAATCCCCGAGGAAATCATGGCGAAAGCCCGTGGAAACATGGAAAAACTTGGAGTTGAAGCGCTCGTGATTATTGGCGGAGACGGCTCCCTCACAACAGCCCTGCAAATGAACCAGGAAGGTTTCAATGTCGTTGGTGTCCCCAAGACAATCGATAACGACCTGCAGGCGACTGCCATGACTTTCGGTTTCGATAGCGCTGTTTCTACGGTGGTGGACAGTCTGGACCGACTTCAGACCACTGCTCAAAGTCACAAGCGGGTCATGGTACTCGAGGTGATGGGGCGTCACGCTGGTTGGATCGCCCTATGGGGTGGGATTGCCGGGGGAGCGCACGTCGTGCTGCTGCCTGAGGTGGAATTCAGCCTGGATAAGGTTGCCGACTTCATCAAACAGCGTGAAGCTGAAGGTAAGCGAAGTTCTCTTGTGGTGGTCGCTGAAGGGGCCAAACTGAGTGGTGGTGAGCTGGTCATTCGCGGCGAAGGCGCTGCCAGTGAGGTGAGTCTCGGCGGCGTTGGTGACGTTGTTGCGCATCACTTGGAAGAGATGACAGGTAAGGACACCCGTTCCTGCACCTTGGGGCACTTGCAGCGCGGAGGGTCTCCCACTGCGCTCGACCGCATTTTAGGCGCTCGTTTCGGGGTTAAAGCGGTAGATCTTATCAGGGAAGGGAAATTTGGCAGCATGGTAAGCTACCAGGCGTATCACGTCGATTCCGTCCCGATTGAGGACGCTGTCCATCAGCTCCGCCTCGTGAACCCTGAAGGGGAGATGGTGCAAACCGCCCGAGCTCTCGGCATCTGCCTTGGGGACTAG
- a CDS encoding Lrp/AsnC family transcriptional regulator — protein MKDPLLKLLSTKARYSSEDLAEALSLSPEEVDSKIAAWEKEGTILGYHAVVDAEKAGELGVSAFIEVKVTPERGGGFDRMAMRIARFDQVDSCYLISGGYDLLVVVDGKGLREVARFVSEKLSTIDGVLSTATHFSLKAYKEKGFVFEQESDNGRLLVSP, from the coding sequence ATGAAAGATCCACTGCTTAAACTGCTTAGCACCAAAGCCAGATACTCTTCTGAGGATTTGGCTGAGGCGCTGAGTCTAAGCCCTGAGGAGGTCGATTCGAAAATTGCCGCCTGGGAAAAAGAGGGCACCATCTTAGGTTATCACGCCGTCGTTGACGCTGAAAAGGCGGGAGAGCTTGGTGTATCTGCTTTTATCGAGGTTAAAGTGACGCCTGAAAGGGGTGGGGGCTTTGATCGTATGGCCATGCGAATCGCTCGCTTTGATCAAGTGGACTCCTGCTATCTGATCAGTGGAGGTTACGATCTCCTCGTGGTTGTTGACGGGAAAGGTCTGCGCGAGGTTGCTCGATTTGTCTCTGAAAAATTGAGCACCATTGATGGGGTTCTCTCCACGGCAACCCATTTCAGCCTCAAAGCCTACAAGGAAAAGGGATTCGTTTTTGAACAGGAATCTGACAACGGAAGGCTTTTGGTAAGTCCATAA
- a CDS encoding aminotransferase class I/II-fold pyridoxal phosphate-dependent enzyme, translating into MDYSKKISRQVAGIPRSGIRDFFELVQGREDVISLGVGEPDFATPWHIREAAIYSLEKGQTSYTSNLGMPSLRKVISSYVSGFFEVDYESDSEVLVTVGVSEAIDLALRALLNPGDEVVYHTPCYVSYLPSVSLAYGVPVEVATHERDNFALRADMLEQAITPKTRVLMLNFPTNPTGAVTPRSELEKIARLCVKHDLIVLSDEIYCELRYDAHDPHCSIASLPGMKERTVLLHGFSKAFAMTGFRLGYACAPQPLIEAMMKIHQYAMLCAPITSQAAALEALEHGEAAMLKMRDSYHQRRDYVVSKLNEMEGIRCHCPGGAFYVFPDIRETGLSSKEFAMRLLEAEDVAAVPGDAFGDAGQGFLRCCYATSFDELKEAMTRMKRFVGTL; encoded by the coding sequence ATGGATTATTCTAAGAAGATTTCCCGGCAGGTGGCTGGGATTCCCCGATCAGGGATTCGCGACTTTTTTGAACTGGTTCAGGGGCGTGAGGATGTCATCTCACTGGGTGTCGGGGAGCCGGATTTTGCCACCCCTTGGCACATTCGCGAGGCCGCCATTTACTCTCTTGAAAAAGGTCAAACGAGCTACACGTCGAACTTGGGAATGCCTTCACTGAGGAAGGTCATTTCGAGCTATGTCAGTGGTTTTTTTGAGGTGGATTACGAGTCGGACTCGGAAGTTCTCGTTACAGTGGGGGTGTCTGAGGCGATTGACCTCGCGTTAAGGGCTTTACTTAATCCTGGGGATGAGGTGGTTTACCATACGCCTTGCTATGTTTCCTACCTGCCGAGTGTTTCGCTGGCATACGGTGTCCCGGTCGAAGTGGCGACGCACGAGCGTGATAATTTCGCCCTCAGGGCGGATATGCTCGAGCAGGCAATCACACCTAAAACCAGGGTTCTCATGTTAAATTTCCCGACTAACCCCACCGGGGCGGTTACGCCTCGGTCAGAGTTGGAGAAAATCGCGCGCCTCTGCGTAAAACATGACTTGATTGTGTTGAGTGATGAGATTTACTGCGAGTTGAGGTACGATGCCCACGATCCGCACTGCTCAATCGCTTCCTTGCCGGGGATGAAGGAGCGTACCGTTTTGCTTCATGGTTTTTCAAAGGCTTTTGCAATGACTGGTTTCCGCTTGGGGTATGCATGCGCTCCGCAACCGTTGATTGAGGCTATGATGAAAATACATCAATACGCCATGTTGTGTGCTCCCATCACCAGTCAGGCCGCCGCGCTCGAAGCTCTTGAACATGGCGAGGCTGCCATGCTTAAAATGAGGGATAGTTACCACCAGAGGAGGGATTATGTTGTCTCGAAGCTCAATGAGATGGAGGGTATCCGCTGTCATTGTCCGGGTGGTGCTTTCTACGTCTTTCCGGATATTCGTGAAACCGGGCTCAGCAGTAAGGAATTTGCCATGCGTCTGCTTGAGGCTGAGGATGTGGCCGCCGTCCCCGGCGATGCCTTTGGTGATGCTGGGCAGGGTTTTCTGCGTTGTTGCTACGCCACCTCGTTTGACGAACTTAAAGAGGCGATGACCCGCATGAAGCGCTTTGTTGGAACCTTGTAG
- a CDS encoding CAAX prenyl protease-related protein, with protein MNHIQAWKEDKTVAHVLPLAAFMLLMIPYQLTGWPEWDHPNAPWWRHYPEQWLYPLQSLIAIGLLLYFRKNYELKWGRGVFLGVFMGVIGIGFWILPTQVHSWLDIEGEPDGFLRFLGVMPRTDGFNPQDLSDKFNGSLWVYWSSLIFRFFRAVVVVSLIEEIFWRGFLMRFLLNPDRDYWKIPFGKPSWKSFLIVTGLFMLAHAPVDYVGAFIFGSLMYWLAVRTKSLLACVVMHGVANLIMGWYAISFGKYGLW; from the coding sequence ATGAATCACATTCAAGCATGGAAAGAGGATAAAACCGTGGCGCATGTGCTGCCGTTGGCTGCTTTCATGCTGCTAATGATCCCATACCAGCTGACTGGTTGGCCTGAGTGGGATCACCCAAATGCCCCATGGTGGCGACACTACCCTGAGCAGTGGTTGTATCCTCTTCAGTCGCTGATAGCCATAGGGTTACTCCTATATTTCCGCAAAAACTATGAACTGAAATGGGGGCGGGGTGTTTTTCTTGGGGTTTTCATGGGGGTGATCGGAATTGGCTTTTGGATACTTCCGACCCAGGTGCACAGTTGGCTTGATATTGAAGGTGAGCCTGACGGGTTTTTGAGGTTTCTCGGGGTGATGCCACGAACCGACGGGTTCAATCCTCAGGATCTCTCAGATAAATTCAACGGCTCGCTTTGGGTTTACTGGTCGTCGTTGATTTTTCGATTCTTTAGGGCTGTGGTTGTAGTATCGCTGATCGAGGAAATTTTCTGGCGAGGGTTTCTAATGCGCTTTTTACTCAATCCTGATCGAGATTATTGGAAAATACCCTTTGGAAAACCATCATGGAAATCCTTCCTGATTGTTACAGGTTTATTTATGCTGGCTCACGCGCCAGTCGACTATGTTGGGGCGTTTATTTTCGGATCGCTTATGTATTGGTTGGCTGTCAGAACTAAAAGCCTATTGGCCTGCGTGGTGATGCACGGGGTCGCCAATCTCATCATGGGCTGGTACGCTATCTCCTTTGGTAAATATGGGTTGTGGTAG